The Theileria orientalis strain Shintoku DNA, chromosome 3, complete genome genome window below encodes:
- a CDS encoding sulfur metabolism negative regulator, which yields MTSSKKIVTLVSAEGVSCTVNRDVICMSNVIKNILTDIDDDNEPIPLPNIKTNVLNKIIEYCKHHYNNPPTQIPQPLKSSQLNEVVSEWDYEFVNVDKEFLFELILAENFLDIKPLLDLTCAKVASMIKGKTPEQIRREFDIINDFTPEEEAKVTIRYLVRYEL from the exons atGACTTCTTCGAAGAAGATTGTTACACTCGTCTCCGCAGAGGGTGTTTCCTGTACAGTAAATAGAGATGTAATTTGCATGAGCAACGTcataaaaaacattttaaccg ATATTGATGATGATAACGAGCCCATACCGCTGCCGAATATAAAAACGAACgttttgaataaaataatcgAATATTGCAAGCATCATTACAACAATCCCCCGACTCAAATTCCGCAGCCGTTAAAGTCATCCCAGCTTAACGAG GTGGTCTCAGAATGGGATTATGAATTTGTGAACGTAGATAAGGAGTTTTTATTCGAACTGATACTC GCAGAGAACTTTTTGGACATTAAGCCGCTGTTAGACTTAACCTGTGCAAAAGTGGCATCGATGATAAAGGGGAAAACGCCGGAACAGATTAGACGCGAATTTGATATAATAAACGATTTTACACCCGAAGAGGAGGCTAAAGTAACAATACGCTACTTAGTTAGATACGAACTGTGA
- a CDS encoding uncharacterized protein (prefoldin domain containing protein), with product MENSDSNNTLRQFQILQETQGQIEVLNNQIVKINKHINNQKIKNKKAQVALESLDSVDESKKVYKQVSRL from the exons ATGGAAAATAGTGATTCCAACAATACGCTGAGA CAATTTCAAATCCTGCAAGAAACGCAAGGTCAAATCGAggttttaaataatcaaataGTTAAGATAAACAAGCACATAAACAAccagaagataaaaaataaaaaggcaCAAGTAGCTCTCGAATCG CTTGACAGTGTTGACGAGAGTAAAAAGGTATATAAGCAAGTTTCAAGACTGTAA
- a CDS encoding 60S ribosomal protein L24, which yields MKIDKCWLCSCNVYPGHGIVFVRNDSKIFRFCSSKCHKHFKAKHNPRKIKWTKAYRRLQGKELNNDENIEMELRKNRPVRYNRNLYINAIKAIKQTEKVEHLRKLLLFKQRRRNLVAKKLSLAEKELEKHKDILPLKLDQLDTESMRLETERKSTAHLKVTEQTKFVKNRNSKKVKDDTMDLDS from the exons atgaaaattgaTAAATGTTGGCTGTGTTCCTGTAACGTATATCCAG GACATGGAATAGTTTTTGTTAGAAATGATTCAAAGATTTTTCGGTTCTGCTCAAGTAAATGCCATAAACACTTTAAGGCTAAACATAATCCGAGGAAGATTAAATGGACTAAGGCATATAGGCGTTTGCAAG GCAAGGAGCTGAACAACGATGAAAACATTGAGATGGAACTGAGGAAGAACAGGCCCGTTAGATACAACAGAAACTTGTACATCAACGCCATCAAGGCGATAAAACAGACAGAGAAGGTAGAACACCTTCGTAAACTGTTGCTATTTAAGCAAAGGAGGAGGAACTTGGTGGCCAAGAAACTGAGCTTAGCagagaaggagctggagaaaCACAAGGATATACTGCCGCTGAAGTTAGACCAGTTGGATACGGAGTCAATGAGATTAGAAACGGAAAGG AAGTCCACGGCGCACTTAAAGGTCACAGAACAAACAAAATTCGTTAAAAATCGCAACAGTAAGAAGGTGAAAGATGACACAATGGATCTGGATTCCTAA
- a CDS encoding uncharacterized protein (mRNA splicing factor SYF2 family protein) has product MGRHPQIYLDVAVGSNLSGRVVVDFFTNSSDLLIENFIKLCSSSKLGRPKLLTYRNTSVFRVIKGEYMQCGDVINDDGTGYKFDLCFKDYPNTRSHSQAGLVTMVNYRGYSPSGSDKNADSEFTTNTFGSQFCILFGSSRSFDGRYSVIGRVVSGMEFVRAIENVSVHANGMPRIEVAFIDCGVLDRVETKLVSKEVNEQRRLLEGLMASATSASEGLTKTDEQEGISAYEEVRCAYSGKVKNRRKPDPESSNTLGKRLLAESLKGVKHHYIPTPTSGTESRAFSPDKDEVPEQEDKSEHTYDLLDEADGDVVKEEEVDPITLRLMKLTGKISECSRLNKKEVILEDKLKSNPRLARSLKSTLTKESSKQGGDEEEVVNIRLTKELNMPAMVVERVNKIEKKKSKNKSFGWNVFNQDALYRAHKKRLKETGFNHVLYEKQKQQLGGTFYEPTIVNHEASETNKDLVVKNVEKQYKKRDQFSRRRTYDDDAQDISYINERNRMFNKKLDRSFGAYSEEIKRNLERGTAL; this is encoded by the exons ATGGGACGACACCCTCAAATATACTTAGATGTCGCTGTTGGTTCCAATTTAAGTGGCAGAGTGGTTGTTGACTTTTTTACCAATTCCTCTGACCTACTCATAGAAAACTTTATTAAGCTTTGTTCTTCCTCAAAGCTTG GGCGTCCGAAGCTCCTAACATACCGAAACACCAGTGTTTTCAGGGTGATAAAGGGCGAATATATGCAATGCGGCGACGTAATAAACGACGACGGCACTGGCTACAAGTTTGACCTCTGTTTTAAGGACTATCCGAACACCAGATCCCACAGCCAGGCGGGGCTGGTGACGATGGTTAACTACCGAGGCTATTCCCCTAGCGGAAGCGATAAAAATGCAGATTCAG AATTTACAACAAACACATTCGGATCGCAATTCTGTATTCTGTTTGGTTCTTCTCGTTCATTTGATGGCAGATATTCAGTGATCGGAAGAGTGGTCTCTGGGATGGAGTTTGTTCGTGCAATTGAAAATGTGTCAGTTCACGCAAACGGCATGCCCAGAATTGAAGTGGCTTTCATTGACTGCGGAGTATTGGATCGCGTAGAAACAAAGTTGGTGAGTAAGGAGGTGAATGAACAGCGTCGCTTGTTGGAGGGGCTGATGGCTAGCGCTACCAGCGCTAGCGAGGGGTTGACAAAAACGGATGAGCAGGAAGGCATCTCAGCATATGAAGAGGTTAGATGTGCATACAGCGGTAAAGTAAAGAATAGGAGGAAGCCTGACCCTGAGAGTAGCAACACTTTGGGAAAGAGGCTGTTGGCAGAGTCCCTGAAGGGCGTAAAACATCACTACATCCCAACTCCCACCAGTGGCACTGAGTCTAGGGCCTTTTCACCAGATAAGGATGAGGTACCTGAACAAGAAGATAAGAGCGAACACACATATGATTTATTGGATGAAGCTG ACGGTGATGTGGTgaaagaagaggaagtggATCCAATTACCCTGAGGCTAATGAAACTAACTGGTAAAATAAGTGAGTGCAGTAGGTTGAACAAGAAAGAAGTAATTCTGGAAGACAAACTGAAATCAAACCCTAGATTAGCTAGAAGCCTCAAGTCCACATTAACAA AGGAATCAAGTAAGCAAGGAggagatgaagaagaggtgGTTAATATAAGACTCACCAAGGAGTTAAAT ATGCCTGCGATGGTTGTGGAACGTGTGAATAAgatagaaaaaaagaaaagtaaaaataaatcgtTTGGATGGAATGTGTTTAATCAGGATGCCTTATACAGGGCACACAAAAAAAG GCTTAAAGAAACGGGATTTAACCACGTGCTCTACGAAAAACAGAAGCAGCAACTGGGGGGAACCTTCTATGAACCAACAATTGTCAACCATGAAGCCTCAGAAACTAATAAGGACCTAGTAGTTAAAAACGttgaaaaacaatataaaaaacGAGACCAATTTAGCAGAAGAAGGACGTACGATGATGACGCGCAGGATATATCGTACATCAACGAGAGAAACAGAATGTTTAACAAGAAGTTGGACCGTTCATTTGGAGCGTACTCAGAGGAGATAAAGCGAAATTTGGAGCGCGGAACAGCACTATAA